Proteins encoded by one window of Melospiza georgiana isolate bMelGeo1 chromosome 18, bMelGeo1.pri, whole genome shotgun sequence:
- the CDC45 gene encoding cell division control protein 45 homolog produces MFVSDCRREFYDVIVTQRVLLLVASDVDALCACKILQALFQCDHVQYTLVPVAGWQELETAFLEHKDQFKYFVLINCGANVDLLEILQPEEDTFFFVCDSHRPINVVNVYNDTQIKLLVKQEDDLDVPAYDDIFRDEEEEEEEEDSENESGGSEPLEKRRRFEEEVIERTMKRRQRREWEARRREILFDYEQYEYHGTSSAMVMFDLAWIMSKDLNDMLWWAIVGLTDQWVQDKITQMKYVTDIGVLQRHVSRHNHRNEDEENSLSIDCMRIAFEYDLRLALYQHWSLYESLCNTCYTSASLKLWSVQGQKRLQEFLADMGLPLKQVKQKFNSMDMSLKENLREMIEESANKFGMKDLRVQTFSIHFGFKNKFSASDIVYATTSLMENIEKEGPETTNFIKALDSLSRGNLDKLHQGLDLAKKQLRAIQQTVASCICTNLVISQGPFLYCSLMEGTPDVKLFSKPVSLCLLSKYLLKSFVCSTKNKRCKLLPLVMAAPMDVEQGTVIMVGIPPETESSDKKNFFGRAFEKAAESTSSRTLHNHFQMSIIELKTEDRSKFLDALISLLS; encoded by the exons ATGTTCGTGTCCGACTGCCGCCGGGAGTTCTACGATGTGATCGTCACCCAG CGTGTTCTTCTTCTTGTTGCTTCAGATGTTGATGCATTATGTGCTTGTAAAATACTCCAA GCTTTGTTTCAGTGTGACCATGTGCAATACACACTCGTGCCAGTGGCTGGGTGGCAAGAGCTTGAAACTGCCTTTCTGGAGCATAAAGATCAG TTCAAGTACTTTGTTCTTATTAATTGTGGTGCCAATGTAGACCTCCTGGAAATCTTGCAGCCTGAAgaagacacttttttttttgtatgtgaCAGTCACAGACCCATCAATGTAGTGAATGTTTACAATGACACACAG ATTAAGCTGCTGGTCAAGCAAGAGGATGATCTCGATGTTCCTGCTTACGATGACATCTTCagagatgaggaggaggaggaggaggaagaggactCAGAGAATGAAAGTGGTGGCTCAGAGCCCCTGGAAAAGCGCAGACGATTTGAGGAG GAGGTAATAGAGAGGACAATGAAAAGGAGACAAAGGAGAGAATGGGAAGCACGCAG aaGAGAAATTCTTTTTGATTATGAGCAATATGAATACCATGGAACCTCG TCTGCAATGGTGATGTTTGATCTGGCATGGATAATGTCTAAGGATTTGAATGACATGTTGTG GTGGGCTATTGTTGGCCTAACAGATCAGTGGGTCCAAGATAAAATAACTCA GATGAAGTACGTGACTGACATCGGGGTCCTGCAGCGCCACGTGTCGCGCCACAACCACCGCAACGAGGACGAGGAGAACTCCCTGTCCATTGACTGCATGAGGATTGCATTTGAGTATGA cctgcGCCTGGCACTGTACCAGCACTGGTCGCTCTATGAAAGTCTCTGCAACACCTGCTACACCTCTGCCAGCCTCAAGCTTTGGTCTGTGCAAGGGCAGAAGAGGCTCCAGGAGTTTTTGGCTGACATGGG TTTGCCCTTGAAACAAGTGAAACAGAAGTTTAATTCCATGGACatgtctttaaaagaaaatcttcGGGAGATGATTGAAGAATCTGCAAACAAATTTGG AATGAAAGATTTGCGAGTTCAGACTTTCAGTATTCACTTTGGCTTTAAGAACAAGTTCTCAGCAAGTGACATAGTTTATGCAACAACTTCTCTCATGGAGAACATAGAGAAAGAGGGGCCTGAAACAACTAATTTCATTAAGGCTTTGGACAGTCTTTCCAG AGGTAACCTGGACAAGCTGCACCAAGGACTGGACCTGGCCAAAAAGCAGCTACGTGCCATTCAGCAGACAGTGGCCAGCTGTATTTGCACCAACCTTGTCATTTCCCAGGGGCCATTTCTTTATTGCTCCCTCATGGAG GGCACACCAGATGTGAAACTGTTTTCCAAACCAGTGTCTCTATGTCTGCTTAGTAAATACTTACTGAAATCCTTTGTTTGCTCT ACAAAAAACAAGCGCTGCAAGCTGCTGCCCCTGGTCATGGCTGCACCCATGGATGTGGAACAGGGAACTGTGATCATGGTGGGGATTCCTCCAGAGACAGAAAGCTCAGACAAAAAGAA CTTTTTTGGAAGAGCCTTCGAGAAGGCTGCGGAGAGCACGAGCTCCCGGACGCTGCACAACCACTTCCAGATGTCCA tAATTGAATTGAAAACAGAAGATCGGAGCAAGTTTCTGGATGCACTCATTTCTCTCTTGTCTTAA